The sequence below is a genomic window from Oncorhynchus nerka isolate Pitt River linkage group LG7, Oner_Uvic_2.0, whole genome shotgun sequence.
GCGCCCATGAACCAGCCTCCTGCCAGTTCCAAACTTTGCAAGGACACTTTgcccattttttatttatttttgcataGCCCACCACTAAGCATGAATGACCCAATTGGAACAATTGCTAATGCAATTGTAGGCATGTATCAAATGTCATTCAGTCTTTGTAATAAATCTGAAGTGATAGCCTATCCGTGTATGGTCAACTACacgtaacaaaaatataaacgcaaaaaGTAAAGTTTTggttttggtcccatgtttcatgtgctgaaataaaagatcccagaaatgttctatactAACCAAATGCTTTTTCTctaaaaatgttgtgcacaaatgtgttttcatccctgttagtgagcatttctcctttgccaagataatccatccacgtgacaggtgtggcacatcaagaagctgattaaacagcatgatcattacacaggtgcaccttgtgctggggtcaAAAGGCAATCTAGTGTGCAGTTCTGTCACAAatcaatgctacagatgtctcaagttttgaggtgtCAATTGCAATTGGCatggtgactgcaggaatgtccaccagagctgttgccagaaaatttaatgttaatttctctttcttctggaagctgaaaatgtcccagttcttccttggcctgcatactcaccagacatgtcacccattgagcatgtttgggatgctctggatcgatgtgtactacagtgtgttccagttccctgccaatatccagcaacttcacacagccgtTGTAGAAGAGTggcacaacattccacaggctacaatcaacagcctgatcaattctatgtgaaggagatggtTCGCTGCATGaagaaaatggtggtcacaccagatactgattggttttctgatccacgccccttctgtgaccaacagatgcatatttgtattcccagtcatgtaaaatccatagatcaggacctaatgaattcatttcaattgactgatttccttatatgagctgTGACTCTGGCATGTTTTATTTTAGTTCAGTATAGATCATTTTTTCAGCACATTTTATATTTTATGCTCCTTTTGATAAATCaatacatgtcagatttttagTTTAGGCTACAATAATAAAAAAAGGCTGTGGAAATATTAGCTAACTTGAGCTGAGCTCATGATCATCTAGTCGGCTCATTAATGAACACCTTGAGCTGAGCTCATGATCATCTAGTCGGCTCATTAATGAACACCTTGAGCTGAGCTCATGATCATCTAGTCGGCTCATTAATGAACACCTTGAGCTGAGCTCATGATCATCTAGTCGGCTCATTGATGAACACCTTGAGCTGAGCTCATGATCATCTAGTCGGCTCATTGATGAACACGTTGAGCTGAGCTCATGATCATCTAGTCGGCTCATTAATGAACACGTTGAGCTGAGCTCATGATCATCTAGTCGGCTCATTAATGAACACGTTGAGCTGAGCTCATGATCATCTAGTCGGCTCATTGATGAACACCTTGAGCTGAGCTCATGATCATCTAGTCGGCTCATTAATGAACACCTTGAGCTGAGCTCATGATCATCTAGTCGGCTCATTAATGAACACCTTGAGCTGAGCTCATGATCATCTAGTCGGCTCATTAATGAACACCTTGAGCTGAGCTCATGATCATCTAGTCGGCTCATTAATGAACACGTTGAGCTGAGCTCATGATCATCTAGTCGGCTCATTAATGAACACCTTGAGCTGAGCTCATGATCATCTAGTCGGCTCATTAATGAACACCTTGAGCTGAGCTCATGATCATCTAGTCGGCTCATTAATGAACACGTTGAGCTGAGTGCTGCTCATGATCATCTAGTCGGCTCATTAATGAACACGTTGTCATGTTGTGTAGTTTTAACAAGTGCTTTTTGCTCTTCAGTCACTTAGTAGCCGAGGCTCCTGACGAAAACACTTGACTGGTCTGACAATCAATGTGATTTTGGTTTGACTGAATCTCGTGTATAGGCCTTATTTTTCTGTCCGGGCTAATACGTGGAGGTGATGGAAGCTAATCTATTTCGTTTGCTCATCTAGCTCTGCTCAGAAACAGTTAGCATGCTATAATGTAGCCTAAACCAAGTGTAGGCATATTTTTTCTCCATCGGCGTATAGGCAACTCCAAACCCCTGCTAAGGTTATGAAATATGAAGCGGGACACATGCTTTTGAAAATAGGATTGctattctttttttaaattattatgaTGATGACGGTAAAGCTCCCTAACAAAGTGGAGTGAGGATAGGAAAGAGATGAAACATGGATGACACAAATATAAGCATTGGATTGGGCTCTGTTTTGAAacaactttttttgttgttgacattgTTCCAGTGACAAGTTGTGAGGGTCAAgattgttttttcttcttctgttttatattccattttattttttactatgaaACACTTTGTGTTGACTATTATTGGGTAGATGagtcttgtctgtttttaatgaacaatttcatttcatttggatGGCACAGCCATGGCTGCACAGATCCATAACATTGGCCTTATTCAACTAAAAATATGCTATTCTTTTCACAATTATTTTGTTAGTCATAATGTTTCTTAGGACCCGCCTAAATGAATTAACAATGAATTTATATTTTAATGGGTTTATTCAAATAGAAGCCCACCCACATCTGcgcaccactactaccacttgTCCACGCCATGCGCATGGGAGATATGAATGATGTATGCGGTCAAGAAAATGGTTAAAATCGGCCTGTTTATACAAGGGTCATATAAATATTGCCCAATTGTTTTGTTGTTGAGGCTAAATACCGTAAAATCAATATCATATTCATATTGCAGGCTTTCAGCAACAAAAAAAGACCGTTTTTCCAATGCTATTGTTTGTCACTATGACCGCGGAATGACGTCCTAGCTCAAAGGAACGCACAAGTGATAGCGATCTAAGGATTGGATATGAGGTTCCTGTGTAGAGCCAATCACAATCATTTGGAGGCGCGGTTATCAAGCCATACGGAAGTTACTGCGCATTCCACGTTTTCGAAGGTGAGTCAGTTCTATGTTGTTgaacaatgtttgtttttttacaaaaATCATAACGTGAACATGGTCATTTAATGTGCGCAGTAGTTACTGTTTTACCAGTAAATGAAGTGTGAGCTTCAAAGGAAATAAGCTTAGTTTACAAGCTGTAGTtgacagctaacgttagcttgctaggTCCATTGGTTGACTCGGGTACCTTTTGCATTCTGGATGACATGACGATTTTTACTGGCATGTAGTTCATCTGTGTAACCAGTCGGCTCATATAAAAACGAACTAACTATGTAATCAGAAGTTTTGTAACTAGCTAATATTAACTAGCTATTGAGGCCTATGTGTGGTTGTGGTTAGCTAACTAACTAGGCTGGATACCCGACCTTGAATTTCTATGTCGGGCATAAATTAACGTAAACGGTCCTGAGAGTAAACAAGGCAGAATGTTTAATATAATTCTATTTTAACTCACTTTAGCAGTTATATCCATGTTTGGTCCTTTCACAGGTAGGAATGTGAgataatacatatatatacacaggaaGGAATAATGACTTTCTTTTCAAAGTGCCTTCAAATGTATATCACCTGAATCATGCACAGAACCATATAAACGCGTGAGAAGTCAGTGAGAGGAAACTGTCCTGATCCAAACGCTAATTTATTCCTGATGTTGAATttgtatatttaacctttatttaaccaggcaagtcagttaaaagaacAAACTCTTATGTTCAATGGCTTTacaacggtgggttaactgcttgttcaggggcagaacgacagatttgtaccttgtcagctcgggggattcgagCTACTAgtttgacgctctaaccactaggctacctgccgccccaaatccaATGTAATTCAACTTCGGATCTACAGACTACTAACTAGCTAAGTAACTTGCATATATATATAGCTAGCCCCAGTTTTATTGTGCAGTTTAATTTGATGTCAactctttttttgtgtgtgtgccattcaccAAAAAGTAATTTAGTTTCAATAAAAGGTCAACAAAACAGTCTTTGTCTTGATATGTAAAACCTGTGGTACCATGCTGTCTCTCCTCGTACTACAGGGAATGGAAGACCCAGGTATTTAAAAAGTCCTTAGTTGAACCTTCTGTGTCCCAGGCTGAACACATCCTGTCACTGTGCAGTGGCCTTTCTGTCATCCTCAGTTTGTTTCCTTTTGTAAACCTGAATTACCACAGCAGCTActaaccccccctcccctctctctctctctcactccccagcTGAGCTTACACTGCACCAGCACCCCAGCCCCAGTGAGCTCCAATCATTATGTGGCCAGTGTTATGGATGTCCATGCGTACCTACGCCCCCTACATAACCTTCCCGGTGGCCTTTGTGGTGGGGGCGGTGGGGTACCACCTGGAGTGGTTCATCAGGGGGGACACCACCCTTAAAcctggggaggagaagagcatCGTGGAGCTGAGGGAGGATAGGAAGCTGGAGGAGGGGGCAGGACGGGACAGCACCCAGGTCCTCAGTCTCAAAGAGAAGCTGGAGTTTACCCCCAGGGCAGCGTTGGACCGCAACCGACCCGAGAAGAGCTAACCGTGCCTGGGGTTTAGGCTGACTGGTGTCCACCACTCCTAGTCCTGGAACAAGGGGTGAAGGGAGTGGAATGATGGATATAAACCCTGGTTCCCTAATGCTATGTAATGGCCAATAAGAGGCGTTGAAGCCACTGGTCGGCCATATTGGTACTCCCCAGAAGAAGCAGTCcaccataggaatgaatggaattctgcAGTATTTCAATGATATTTTTCAAGGAGAAAATTAAATCTTTTAaagtatgttgttgttgttgtagtggggacagtaactttagaacttaaaaaaaaaaaaaactttaagaaaagtattttatttttgtatttttttgtttatttcacataATTTAAGAGTGGATTAAGGTGTCTAATGCATGTGACAAAAACAAAGGGGATCACAATAAAGGCATTTCTATAGCAACCAAAATATTTTCTACAATGGTGCCTcctgtcagtcatctagtgtGTGTAAATCTATCATTGGCGTTGAAGGTGCTTACCAAAGGGGATCTGAGTCATCTTCTCCTCAACATACACACGCCAGCCAATCGTTGTCACTCGTATGCCCAAAGCACTGGCATCATACTGTACTTGGACATCATTGGCTTGGGCACCTGTGGTGGCACTGTTCTGTTTGAGACTGGAGGATCATGGGAAATGGAGTCTTTTGTTTTAGGCTGCTGAATATCCACGCACCTCATTAATGATTTGTGATTCTCTCGTTGTCTCTCATATgtatacacccacacacaaataTAGGCTACTGGTTATTCCATATTCATACTTGTGATCATGTCCACCACATAAACCGTTGGAGAATGTTGGTCTGTATTTTCAAAGTTTAGTATATAAGTCCCTGGGCACTCAATCTGATGACTACCACTGGGGTAACTCCTGATAAGGCATCGCTCTCTTCTGCTCAGATGCTCACAACACTGATGAAAGAACAAAGAACCCttattgtctgtgtgtgagtgagaggctTTCAATGTGTCTTCATATTTTAAAATATCATGAAAGAGAAGACAGTGTCATAAAATAACTGAATTAAATTTGAATGAACCTGAGTGCCCATGTAGAATAACACAGAAGGGATGAAGAAAGAGAACAGGCTGCTCCTTTCATCCTCCTCCGTTCTCCAGAAATAAAATGGGTTCCAGTCGGCAAGCATTACGAAGGGAGGAGTGTTTGCTCTCATCTGGTCGTTTAACCACGTTGTTttgtctcctccctctttcctgttACTTGGATTCAATAGCGAGAAAGACAAAGTCTCTATTAGAGAACTCAAACGGGTCTTTTACCTGTCTTTTCATTTACCTGGTATGCTTTCATTTCGAGAGTCTGTAAAGGTACACTGGTTCATGTGTTTCATGGATCAAGATATTATATTTAAGGATTTGGATGGAAGATACAAAACGTGACAGTCTCTGTCGCGTACGACCGCTCATTGCCTGTTCTACGTTACTGCTGTAACATGCTTGTatgttataaaaaatatataataaatatgaaATGTGTCTCACAACCATTGATATTGTATTTCTCTCACACGGCAACGTCGACAGACCACAAAAGATCCGAAATGGGGAACGAGCGGAAGTAGACAGCCCAGAacagaggatgatggagaggagaCGTCCATGGCCTGTGTTCCTTGGGGATCAACCACAGATGTATACAGTCACATAACTAAGCCAGATATCCAACCAGAACTAGTTTGAGAAATAATACTATTATCAGATTGATGAAGGACTTGTTGACAATTTATGGTAGGTCATGGGAAAGTCTTGTTTTTCTTTGGACTGGGCCCATTCATGCCATGGGTCAGGGAAGTGATGACCCAgtctgctctcttcctaacaGGAAATGAGATTTCCCAGTCGGGTGAAACGGCTGCCAGCACAAAGAGAAAAGATGGAAAAATTATTGACGGAAAAAGAATACCCATTCCTCTCCTTTAATACCCATTCCTCTCCTTTTCTATTCATGTGTCACATGATTCAGGTCCTCTACTTTAATTCCAGGGCCTCTCCTTTAATACCAGGTCCTCTCCTTTAATACCAGGGCCTCTCCTTTAATATTAAGTCCTCTCCTTTAATACCAGGTCCTCTCCTTTAATACCAGGGCCTCTCCTTTAATACCAGGGCCTCTCCTTTAATATTAAGTCCTCTCCTTTAATACCAGGGCCTCTCCTTTAATATTAAGTCCTCTCCTTTAATACCAGGTCCTCTCCTTTAATACCAGGTCCTCTCCTTTAATACCAGGGCCTCTCCTTTAATACCAGGTCCTCTCCTTTAATTCCAGGGCCTCTCCTTTAATATTAGGTCCTCTCCTTAAATTCCAGGTCCTCTCCTAGTTTATGACTGCTACatttaaactgtgtgtgtgtgtgtgtgtgtattgcaatGGACTCATTTCATTCTAAAGTGGTCAGGGATACAGAGTTGTGGAAAAGGAAAGGTGTTGATCTCCCTTTCACTGGTAACCTCTAGAGAGAGGCAATGAATGGTGgtctggatggatggagggagggggggatggcattatggtgtgtgtgttttgtctacctctgtgtgtgtatgtgtgtgtttacctctctgtgtatgtgtgtttacctctgtgtgtgtgtgtttttacctctgtgtgtgtttacctctgtgagtgtttgtgtgtgtgtgactttacctctgtgagtgtgtgtgtgtgttcacctctgtgtatctgtgtgtttacctctgtgagtatgtaaatgtaaatgtttacctctgtgtgtgtgtgtctctttacctctgtgagtgtgtgtgtgtgtgtgttcacctctgtgtaaatgtgtgtttacctctgtgagtgtgtgtgtttacctctgtGTCTTtacctctgtgagtgtgtgtgtgtgtgtgtgtcttcacctctgtgagcgtgtgtgttcacctctgtgtttgtgtgtcttcacctctgtgagtgtgtgtgttcacctctgtgtttgtgtgtgtttacctatatgtaaatgtgtgtttacctctgtgagtgtgtgtgtgtgtttacctctgtgagtgtgtgtgtgtgtgtgtttacctatatgtaaatgtgtgtttacctctgtgagtgtgtgtgtgtgtgtgtgtttacctcggtgagtgtgtgtgtgtgtttacctatatgtaaatgtgtgtttacctctgtgagtgtgtgtgtgtgtttacctctgtgtgtgttgtgtacagGAGATATTACAGTATCCTCCCAGCAGACAGGCGGCTCCATTGTTCCTGAGTCAGAGACAAAACGTTGTCTCCAACTCTTCCAGTCAGGATGTGGATTGGA
It includes:
- the smim12 gene encoding LOW QUALITY PROTEIN: small integral membrane protein 12 (The sequence of the model RefSeq protein was modified relative to this genomic sequence to represent the inferred CDS: deleted 1 base in 1 codon) — translated: MRFLCRANHNHLEARLSSHTEVTAHSTFSKLSLHCTSTPAPVAPIIMWPVLWMSMRTYAPYITFPVAFVVGAVGYHLEWFIRGDTTLKPGEEKSIVELREDRKLEEGAGRDSTQVLSLKEKLEFTPRAALDRNRPEKS